A single window of Plasmodium reichenowi strain SY57 chromosome 14, whole genome shotgun sequence DNA harbors:
- a CDS encoding calmodulin-like protein: protein MNEKPYIPIIEKLNNEKNPNFYICGNGYIAPLDIKNLKKISNTEKKNLQRVFSMMDKDNTGKISVCNLHDILHRYNYKISKSEVERMIWEFDDNMDNCLDYDEIYFLYLRCVNDKKKQVPSDLYNIIQFFMFDYEMNGYITVEKTLQILYVRFGREKMDQEVQEIFGDKYEDESGVEKQIFLKEYLENEKKRIRKYRSENPKKGGKS, encoded by the exons atgaaTGAGAAACCTTATATACCAATaattgaaaaattaaataatgaaaagaatcctaatttttatatttgtgGAAATGGATATATAGCTCCATTAGACATCAAgaatttaaagaaaatttcCAACACAGAGAAGAAAAACTTACAGCGAGTTTTTAGTATGATGGATAAAGATAATACTGGGAAAATATCTGTTTGTAACCTTCATGATATTCTACATAGATATAATTACAAAATTTCAAAg aGTGAAGTAGAAAGAATGATATGGGAAtttgatgataatatggATAATTGTTTAGATTATGATGaaatatactttttatatttgagATGTGTGAATGATAAGAAAAAGCAAGTACCTAGTGACCTCTACAATATTAttcaattttttatgtttgATTATGAAATGAATGGATATATAACAGTAGAAAAAACTTTGCAAATATTGTATGTACGTTTTGGTAGGGAAAAAATGGACCAAGAAGTTCAGGAAATTTTTGGAGATAAATATGAAGACGAATCGGGAGtagaaaaacaaatattcttaaaggaatatttagaaaatgaaaaaaagagaaTACGTAAATATAG AAGTGAAAATCCTAAAAAGGGAGGAAAATcatga
- a CDS encoding 1-acyl-sn-glycerol-3-phosphate acyltransferase, putative has translation MEIDVKKKYKHSNILFRLILTTYIYIVIFLTLSFALICQLLCLVIFFPLFLYSKKAKLYILGLCIQFGAYMLCSFINPFWKLVIIRKNKKKYKPTNTILFVNHLSSVDPWIVNATLFPWHIKFVFKSSLLKVPIGGPALYLSGNIPLHFTKDKGGWGLKQGEVQKLMNICKEYQDMNIPLVIFPEGTRSVQGHLQLFKSGFFRFAIENNCEILPCALHGSNKVWPLKSSLFDKGTIYFSFGEPFKPTPGMTYEELRDKTRMIMHEMIKEFPDYDPE, from the exons ATGGAAATTGAtgtaaagaaaaaatataaacatagCAATATTCTATTTAGGCTAATTTTAACtacttatatttatatagtAATTTTCCTTACTTTAAGTTTTGCCTTGATTTGTCAATTATTGTGTTtagtaatattttttccattgtttttatatagtaaaaaagcaaaattatatattttaggACTTTGTATCCAATTTGGAGCATACATGC tcTGTTCGTTTATAAATCCATTTTGGAAATTAGTAATTATAAggaaaaacaaaaagaaatataaacCAACAAATACAATTTTGTTTGTTAATCATTTATCATCTGTTGACCCATGGATAGTTAATGCAACTTTATTTCCATGGCACATAAAATTTGTTTTCAAAAGTTCCTTGTTAAAAGTCCCTATAGGTGGACCAgcattatatttatcagGAAATATACCACTTCATTTTACAAAAGATAAAGGTGGATGGGGACTAAAACAAGGTGAAGTACAAAAACTTATGAATATATGTAAAGAATATCAAGATATGAATATTCCTCTAGTTATATTTCCTGAAGGTACAAGATCTGTTCAGGGGCATTTGCAATTATTTAAATCAGGATTTTTTAGATTTGctatagaaaataattgtGAAATATTACCCTGTGCATTACATGGTTCCAACAAAGTATGGCCTCTTAAATCTTCCTTGTTTGATAAAGGAAccatttatttttcttttggTGAACCTTTTAAACCTACACCTGGTATGACATATGAAGAATTAAGAGATAAAACTAGAATGATTATGCATGAAATGATAAAGGAGTTCCCAGATTATGACCCGGAG
- a CDS encoding hypothetical protein (conserved Plasmodium protein, unknown function), giving the protein MSVEEPYSEINIIKKYYNFKNVERKKLDDDEEDKIINLIVFFKDKIEIDVNEKYQYNIDDENIIKNIFINYVKTLKILIFYIPYNDSIKKKITEKGIYKLLFLGNYNNHGDIYQNKLRNNKCQNVEDENTIFSLYKEEIDKYELIFLINLITHNENNIEIFKYLYPFYFYYIMVFEKQEKDTIFMLLNNFIINEETYIYISKKEDFSFLLFLSVLDSLKNIKNKAIICNYFYVFIENSLKNECKLFIHIYETLRILYLNFYSYFSKLEDLNFPLKKIKLKILTKKDNKYYLLKYISLMCRLILETLYNILDSKNLDLEKIDGYKNLYKMIMNEIKENINYINTVNYFDKYDDTHILKYYKNVLFMDVFIYHKKKFVIENFKLILFISNIFSDRYEQLDDFSCNDKISFINIIFTYLKTIFKKRNDSIEQKNQIIYHNFVLNRYIISVVANFSLDNNVSSYIRRNNGLDLLRKFMYIDDKDPCLSEYSILAIKHIKENENLDDL; this is encoded by the exons atgtcAGTAGAAGAACCATATAGcgaaataaatattattaaaaaatattataattttaaaaacgTTGAACGTAAAAAATTAGACgatgatgaagaagataaaataattaacCTTATAGTGTTTTTCAAAGATAAAATTGAAATAGAtgtaaatgaaaaatatcaatataatattgatgatgaaaatataataaaaaatatttttataaattatgtgAAGACTTTAAAAATCcttatcttttatatacCTTATAATGATtcaataaaaaagaaaataacaGAAAAGGggatatataaattattatttctgGGAAATTATAACAACCACGGGgatatatatcaaaataaattaagaaataataaatgtcAGAATGTAGAAGATGAAAATACTATCTTTTCATTATACAAGGAAGAGATTGACAAATATGAATTGATATTcttaattaatttaataacacataatgaaaataatatagaaatatttaaatatttatatccattttatttttattatattatggTTTTTGAAAAACAGGAAAAAGATActatatttatgttattgaataattttataataaacgaagaaacatatatatatataagcaAAAAAGAGGATTTTTCTttccttctttttttgtCAGTTCTAgattctttaaaaaatattaaaaataaggCAATCAtttgtaattatttttatgtatttattgAAAATTCTTTAAAGAATGAatgtaaattatttattcacATTTATGAAACATTAAGAATTTTATACTTAAACTTTTATTCATACTTTTCAAAGTTAGAAGATCTTAATTTTccattaaaaaaaataaaattaaaaattctTACAAAGAAAGataacaaatattatttattaaaatatatatcactTATGTGTAGACTAATTTTAgaaacattatataatatattagatTCCAAAAATTTAGATTTAGAAAAAATTGAtggatataaaaatttatataaaatgataatgaatgagataaaagaaaatataaattatattaatactgtaaattattttgataaatatgatgatacacatatattaaagtattataaaaatgttttatttatggatgtattcatatatcataaaaaaaagtttgtaatagaaaattttaaacttattttattcatatcaaatatttttagTGATCGATATGAACAGTTAGATGATTTCTCATGTAATGAtaaaatttcttttataaatattatctttaCATATCTAAAAAccatatttaaaaaaagaaatgataGCATAGAACAAAAAAACCAAATTATATATCACAACTTTGTATTAAAcagatatattattagtGTTGTTGCGAATTTTTCTTTAGATAACAATGTATCAAGTTATATAAGGAGAAACAATG GTTTAGATCTTTTAAGaaaatttatgtatatagACGATAAGGATCCCTGTCTATCTGAATATTCCATTCTA GCCATTAAGCATATTAAGGAAAATGAAAACTTGGACGATTTATAA
- a CDS encoding eukaryotic initiation factor 2alpha kinase 1 — MTSEDKTALCAENILNDIYIITINRNIDIDIIQEGLLRKVMDEEESNSILFLEDSSFSKNDISILNVHLKVEDGKNKDNNYYEFKYADINVTIDFSQKECKYSIEKSNMHKCHYFKMINKINYITEQKMNFKDSILYLYNTINDKNFFKCPCWLNDNKNIKLNNILNDHQQKKKKKNLYDKSVQVTNDVTNIMVNEIQEENMKKQIFFDNKNDLNNSDDEFNSAHSSLIKINKLPNVEENDIFHNFKGHVYEEYFDKHENNKNQKDNIESNIIVKDKKDIANNIISEQMKEDYIKNVEEVLSKHINNNKNNNVEDSVSLYSLDEEISEQIDKHHFISIDKPQDEISNFIQMEENINDHMNDNINKMVRKKHGKENRVVEDEKYIQDDKKKKRFYRNVNDNIPLTVQLSNKGNEICKEIIEMNSRYYRDFFEEKILGCGGFGYVMKVKNKKFNITYALKIIRLSNSKYNTQTNNKHINEKDNNSYIMEEAIMIAKLQHENIVRYYDAWVEENVDFFLYKELQNEFKNIKIKIKNEKMKNEKIKNEKILSGKIINENIQNENIKRENINSENIKRENINSENINSENIKSEKVKNFYIEEIKYFWNHYKKNKDPNVNDKYLYILMEYCPGKTLREAIDCGFICRNEKLIWELIKQILKGISYIHDMKIMHRDIKPSNIFLQITDNILIAKIGDFGLTTRIGDTQINPSAGTIHYISPEQLNGEPFNEKADIFSLGVVFFEMFHEPFSTSMERSITLSNLLKGIYPEYMKADNKKFQFLSSLLAINPQERCCAYNLLHESVLFTFEKDFTDIYNLIDNKRNCEEVHTIISTLFDKFEYLNSDKILKKEDFSTFQNAKIFTDDLEMRKKQKIIKKRILISLKKRGAIFILTPIILLNKYYINLENTYMEEYNIYYNINKKKENKINNIYINTNKNKNIDNLIYMLDIYGNSITLRNSFFLSFAEYIYESIDSYNKYNEDNLFYKFYTYGYTYKNQIIKSNKHLKKDTINNNINTTINIITTTTTTTTTTTSATTTGTSMNNNNNMGNNMGNNMSNIMCNNNINNHMISNNPFYFYNIYPDENEKMFYCILSSSKNVFGNEELNYLSIFSNADIMVSIYTLYNHINYFNKLLFVWSYIDLLEVILKECLDIPNDISYHLSIDLKKNSTLLVNKSFVMSLLQKYKIKDMSKISDHILSLFYIKCESNKVDDYLNNIYNFVDDLLNKKSSLQLKRNTSITHKEVPYVRSRSNNISTSASKIIKYDIQKNVGTKEKGNQNDNEKKKMQIYSILDRIKKINNFICTNTVINNTCFDLFLNYEESIFCNEVIFYVICENKNKEIIAYGGRFDEIIRNMANEIKYKNHVNYKYVYNNIKDIYNNNNNNNINDNNIMNIKAYGVEIYLDKIYSKVIESNEKISIHLQYNPSTDKSQLFKNFVTSCQQNDFACTSHIIQQPLLNDDYLNYSSTKILIQVYEISNLLIAYDLSKKLLTKNISSYTHLSINNVNIKKKIKNFKPHKIQFFITIKSNNTDNSFDALKPINFDNVVYKIVNYDDQDCNFMDQQELINYLIKYF; from the exons ATGACAAGTGAGGACAAGACAGCACTATGTGctgaaaatatattgaacgatatatatatcattacCATAAACAGAAATATTGACATTGATATTATTCAAGAAGG ATTACTTCGAAAAGTTATGGATGAAGAAGAATCGAATAGTATATTGTTTTTAGAAGATAGCAgtttttcaaaaaatgatataagCATACTTAATGTACATTTAAAAGTTGAAGATGGAAAgaataaagataataattattatgaatttAAATATGCAGATATTAATGTTACAATTGATTTCTCTCAGAAGGAATGTAAATATAGTATTGAAAAATCTAATATGCATAAATGCcattattttaaaatgataaataaaataaattatattactgaacaaaaaatgaattttaAAGATagtattttatatttgtataacacaataaatgataaaaacttttttaaatgtCCATGTTGgttaaatgataataaaaacataaaattaaaCAATATACTAAATGATCatcaacaaaaaaaaaaaaaaaaaaatctatATGATAAAAGTGTTCAAGTTACAAATGATGTAACAAATATAATGGTGAATGAAATTCAAGAGgaaaatatgaagaaacaaattttttttgataacaaaaatgatttaaataataGTGATGATGAATTTAATAGTGCCCATTCTTCacttataaaaattaataaattacCTAATGTAGAggaaaatgatatatttcACAACTTCAAAGGACATGTATATGAAGAGTATTTTGATAAACATGAAAACAACAAAAATCAAAAGGATAACATCGAAagtaatattattgtaaaagataaaaaagatatagcgaataatataataagtGAACAAATGAAGGAAGACTATATAAAAAACGTAGAAGAAGTATTAAGTAAACATATTAAcaataataagaataataatgttgAAGATAGTGTGtcattatattctttaGATGAAGAAATAAGTGAACAAATTGATAAACATCATTTCATTAGTATAGACAAACCACAAGATGAAATATCAAATTTTATTCAAATggaagaaaatataaatgatcatatgaatgataatataaataagatGGTGAGGAAAAAACATGGTAAAGAAAATAGAGTAGTAgaagatgaaaaatatatacaagatgataaaaaaaaaaaacgatTCTATAGAAATgtaaatgataatattcCTTTAACTGTACAGTTATCAAATAAAGGTAATGAAATATGTAAAGAAATTATCGAAATGAATTCAAGATATTATCGAGATTTTTTTGAAGAGAAAATATTAGGATGTGGTGGTTTTGGTTATGTAATgaaagtaaaaaataaaaaatttaatataacttatgcattaaaaattataagatTAAGCAATAGcaaatataatacacaAACTAATaacaaacatataaatgaaaaagataataatagcTATATTATGGAAGAAGCCATAATGATTGCCAAGTTGCAACATGAAAATATTGTAAGATATTATGATGCTTGGGTTGAAGAAAATGTagattttttcttatataaagaattacaaaatgaatttaaaaatattaaaataaaaataaaaaatgaaaaaatgaaaaatgaaaaaataaaaaatgaaaaaatattaagtggaaaaataataaatgaaaatatacaaaatgaaaatataaaaagggaaaatataaatagtgaaaatataaaaagggaaaatataaatagtgaaaatataaatagtgaaaatataaaaagtgaaaaagtaaaaaatttttatatagaagaaatcaaatatttttggaatcattataaaaagaataaagaTCCAAATgtaaatgataaatatttatatatattgatgGAATATTGTCCAGGTAAAACTCTACGAGAAGCTATTGATTGTGGATTTATATGtagaaatgaaaaattaatatgggaattaataaaacaaatacTAAAAGGtatatcatatatacatgATATGAAAATTATGCATAGAGATATTAAACCTTCAAATATCTTTTTACAAATAActgataatattttaattgCCAAAATAGGAGATTTTGGTTTGACCACAAGAATTGGTGATACACAAATTAATCCATCAGCTGGAAcaattcattatatttcaCCTGAACAATTAAATGGAGAACCATTTAATGAAAAAGCagatatattttccttaggtgttgttttttttgaaatGTTTCATGAACCATTTTCGACTTCTATGGAAAGATCTATTACTTTATCAAATTTGTTAAAAGGTATTTATCCAGAATATATGAAAGctgataataaaaagtttCAATTTCTATCAAGTTTGTTAGCTATTAACCCACAAGAAAGATGTTGTGcttataatttattacaCGAAAGTGTACTTTTTACCTTTGAAAAAGATTTTACAGATATTTATAACCTAatagataataaaagaaattgTGAAGAAGTTCATACCATAATTAGTACACTATTTGATAAATTCGAATATTTGAATTCCgataaaattttaaaaaaagaagattTTTCAACTTTTCAAAATGCTAAAATTTTTACAGATGATTTAGAAATGAggaaaaaacaaaaaattataaaaaagagaattttaatatctttaaaaaaaagaggtgctatatttatacttactcctattattttgttaaataaatattatattaatttagaaaatacatatatggaagaatataatatatattacaatataaataaaaaaaaagaaaataaaattaataatatttatatcaatactaataaaaataaaaatatagataatttaatatatatgttagATATATATGGAAATTCAATAACTTTGAGaaattccttttttttatcatttgcagaatatatatatgagaGTATCGattcttataataaatataatgaggataatttgttttataaattttacaCATATggatatacatataaaaatcaaataataaaaagtaataaaCACTTGAAAAAGGACAccattaataataatattaatacaaccataaatattataacaacaacaacaacaacaacaacaacaacaacaagTGCTACTACTACTGGTACGTcaatgaataataataataatatgggTAATAATATGGGTAATAATATGAGTAATATTATgtgtaataataatattaataatcATATGATTAGTAATaatcctttttatttttataatatttatccAGATGAAAATGAGAAAATGTTCTATTGTATTTTATCTAGTTCAAAAAACGTTTTTGGTAATGAAGAATTAAACTATCTATCTATATTTTCAAATGCAGATATTATGGTATctatatatacattatataatcatataaattatttcaATAAATTGTTATTTGTTTGGTCATATATTGATTTGTTAGAagtaatattaaaagaatgCTTAGATATACCAAATGATATATCATACCATTTAAGTATcgatttaaaaaaaaattccaCGTTATTAGTCAATAAATCTTTTGTAATGTCcttattacaaaaatataaaataaaggaTATGAGTAAAATATCTGATCATATATTaagtttattttatataaaatgtgaAAGCAATAAGGTAGATGATTAtttaaacaatatatataatttcgTTGATGATTtgttaaataaaaaatctTCTCTTCAACTTAAGAGAAATACTTCCATAACTCATAAGGAAGTACCATACGTAAGAAGTAgaagtaataatatttcaacAAGCGCatcaaaaataataaaatatgatattcaaaaaaatgtaggtacaaaagaaaaaggaaatcaaaatgataatgaaaaaaagaaaatgcaaatatattctattttagacagaataaaaaaaattaataattttatatgtacCAATACAGTTATAAACAATACATgttttgatttatttttaaattatgaagaaagtatattttgtaatgaagtcattttttatgttatatgtgaaaataaaaataaggaaaTAATAGCATATGGAGGGAGGTTTGATGAAATTATACGAAATATGGcaaatgaaataaaatacaaaaatcatgttaattataaatatgtttataacaatattaaagatatatataataataataataataataatattaatgataataatataatgaatattaaAGCATATGGTGTAGAAATTTATTTAGATAAAATTTATTCAAAAGTAATCGAATctaatgaaaaaatatctATTCATTTACAATATAACCCTTCTACGGATAAATCACAACTTTTCAAAAACTTTGTTACATCTTGTCAACAAAATGATTTTGCATGTACAAGTCATATAATTCAGCAACCattattaaatgatgattatttaaattattcgtcaacaaaaattttaatacaAGTATATGAAATTTCAAATCTATTAATAGCATATGATTTATCAAAAAAGTTATTAAccaaaaatatatcttctTATACACACTTGTCAATtaataatgttaatattaaaaaaaaaatcaaaaattTTAAACCTCACAAAattcaattttttattaccaTAAAATCGAATAATACAGATAATTCGTTTGACGCACTCAAACCAATCAACTTTGATAATGTAGTCTACAAAATTGTTAATTATGATGACCAGGATTGTAATTTTATGGACCAACAGGAGTTAATAAACTACctaattaaatatttttaa
- a CDS encoding hypothetical protein (conserved Plasmodium protein, unknown function) has translation MIKENNTIKMDELERLVKNLPNEFNEKLSKCNNNLTSTFSQEFYEEKKRAITDILNKEKKKAYDDIENMKNYVLKNINIINEKNEGIRKQTDILNNERKQNLTCIINLENKIENIKRIIM, from the exons atgataaaagaaaataatacaataaaaatgg ATGAACTAGAAAGATTAGTTAAAAATTTACCTAACGAATTTAACGAAAAATTGTCAAAATGTAATAACAATTTGACTTCAACCTTTTCTCAAGAATTTtatgaagaaaagaaaagagCAATTACtgatattttaaataaggaaaaaaagaaagcCTATGACGATAttgaaaatatgaaaaattatgttcttaaaaatataaatataataaatgaaaaaaatgaaggCATAAGAAAACAAACcgatattttaaataatgagagaaaacaaaatttaacttgtattattaacttggaaaataaaattgaaaatattaaaagaattataatgtaa
- a CDS encoding hypothetical protein (conserved Plasmodium protein, unknown function) yields the protein MNDIMCEENKIKCKNIVSIYTIRMYLNGFIIGYIFRDDIYNKYYKHKKSNIFFHYIKQNILNINKNLHLKNLVYIPKAHSFETYISKRLNCNKNRHLVGGTTNTSRLYILKKNLQVSNFVGFRLSFWTCFCTYSCWQLNNILENNILSPIISGFVASIFSKGIFRESKKSFIPCWMGCMLSYIIFT from the exons atgaatgaTATTATGTgtgaagaaaataaaataaaatgtaagAATATAGTTTCAATTTATACTATTCGTATGTATTTAAATGGTTTTATAATTGGTTATATTTTTCGAGatgatatttataataaatattataagcATAAGAAAAGCAATATCTTCTTTCATTATATTAAgcaaaatatattaaatatcaataaaaatttacaCCTAAAAAATTTAGTTTATATACCTAAGGCTCATTCATTTGAAACATATATAAGTAAAAGATTAAATTGTAATAAGAACCGTCATTTAGTTGGTGGTACTACAAACACTTCTAGATTATATATCTTGAAGAAAAATTTGCAAGTATCAAATTTTGTGGGTTTCAGATTATCCTTTTGGACAT GTTTTTGTACATATAGCTGTTGGCaattgaataatatattagaGAACAACATTTTATCCCCTATTATATCAGGTTTTGTGGCATCAATATTTAG taaGGGTATATTTAGGGAATCCAAAAAAAGTTTTATACCTTGTTGGATGGGCTGTATGTTAag ctatattattttcacataa
- a CDS encoding fructose-bisphosphate aldolase: protein MAHCTEYMNAPKKLPADVAEELATTAQKLVQAGKGILAADESTQTIKKRFDNIKLENTIENRASYRDLLFGTKGLGKFISGAILFEETLFQKNEAGVPMVNLLHNENIIPGIKVDKGLVNIPCTDEEKSTQGLDGLAERCKEYYKAGARFAKWRTVLVIDTAKGKPTDLSIHETAWGLARYASICQQNRLVPIVEPEILADGPHSIEVCAVVTQKVLSCVFKALQENGVLLEGALLKPNMVTAGYECTAKTTTQDVGFLTVRTLRRTVPPALPGVVFLSGGQSEEEASVNLNSINALGPHPWALTFSYGRALQASVLNTWQGKKENVAKAREVLLQRAEANSLATYGKYKGGAGGENAGASLYEKKYVY from the exons atg GCTCATTGCACTGAATATATGAATGCCCCAAAAAAATTACCAGCTGATGTTGCCGAAGAATTAGCAACCACCGCCCAAAAGCTTGTTCAAGCTGGAAAGGGAATTTTAGCTGCTGATGAATCAACACAAACCATTAAGAAAAGATTCGACAACATCAAATTAGAGAACACAATAGAAAACAGAGCTAGCTACAGagatttattatttggAACTAAAGGATTAGGAAAATTCATTTCAGGAGCAATTTTATTTGAAGAAACATTATTTCAAAAGAATGAAGCCGGTGTACCAATGGTTAATTTATTACacaatgaaaatataattccAGGTATTAAGGTTGATAAAGGTTTGGTTAACATTCCATGCACAGATGAAGAAAAATCAACTCAAGGTTTAGATGGATTAGCAGAAAGATGCAAAGAGTATTATAAAGCTGGTGCAAGGTTTGCTAAATGGAGAACAGTTTTAGTTATTGACACAGCCAAAGGAAAACCAACTGATTTATCAATTCACGAAACTGCATGGGGATTGGCTAGATATGCATCTATTTGTCAACAAAATAGATTAGTTCCAATTGTTGAACCTGAAATTTTAGCTGATGGACCACACTCAATTGAAGTTTGTGCAGTTGTAACTCAAAAAGTTTTATCATGTGTATTTAAAGCTTTACAAGAAAATGGTGTATTATTAGAAGGTGCATTGTTAAAACCAAACATGGTTACTGCTGGTTATGAATGTACTGCTAAAACCACTACTCAAGATGTTGGTTTCTTAACTGTCAGAACCTTAAGGAGAACTGTACCACCAGCCTTACCAGGTGTTGTATTTTTGTCTGGAGGACAATCAGAAGAAGAGGCTTCTGTTAATTTAAATTCAATCAATGCTTTGGGTCCACACCCATGGGCTTTAACCTTCTCTTACGGTAGAGCTTTACAAGCTTCAGTATTGAACACATGGCAAggaaagaaagaaaatgtTGCAAAGGCAAGGGAAGTTTTATTACAAAGAGCTGAAGCCAACTCCTTAGCAACTTATGGTAAATACAAAGGAGGTGCAGGTGGTGAAAATGCAGGTGCTTCattatatgaaaagaaatatgTCTATTAA
- a CDS encoding hypothetical protein (conserved Plasmodium protein, unknown function) — translation MIKKINGIFLTSKYYYKKYGRVNYSSLQLFQKNVSKYTDIIKMFTVNKNEKNMNCLYDNKIIYYMPLCNSFIYHKEKDACSHIKKIKNRNNDNYKNDNNYYDDHKCIQNYCNDKNVRMKNDKVLLFSWLKNVRKKQYYNIIGKIGIKKKNAGMYWSFYINKRKKIRKKRRTI, via the coding sequence atgattaaaaagataaatggcatttttttaaccagcaaatattattataaaaagtatGGAAGGGTTAATTATAGCTCTTTACAGTTATTTCAAAAGAATGTAAGTAAATATAcagatataataaaaatgtttacagtaaataaaaatgaaaaaaatatgaattgtttatatgataataagatcatatattatatgcCTTTATGTAActcttttatatatcataaagAAAAGGATGCTTGTTCACACattaagaaaataaaaaatagaaataatgataactataaaaatgataataattattatgatgatcACAAATGTATTCAAAATTACTGTAATGACAAAAATGTTCGTATGAAAAATGACAAGGTCCTTTTATTTAGTTGGTTAAAAAATGTTAGGAAAAAACAATACTATAATATAATTGGAAAGATtggaataaaaaaaaagaatgcTGGAATGTATTGGagtttttatataaacaaaagaaaaaaaataagaaaaaaaagaagaacTATATGA